The genomic DNA ACACCGGGTCCAGCGGCACGTAGCACCCGCCGGCCTTGAGCACGCCCAGCACCGCCGCCACCATCTCCACCGAGCGCTCCAGGAAGAGCGCCACCCGCACCTCGGGCCCCACCCCCAGCCCGCGCAGGTGGCGGGCGATGCGCTCCGCGCGCGCGTCCAGCCCGGCGTAGCTCAGCGACTCGCCCTCGCAGGTGACGGCCACGGCCGCCGGCGTGCGGGCCGCCTGCTCCTCGAAGCGGTGGTGGAGGCACCGCCCGGCCCCCATCCGCGCGCGCACCGTCCCCCACTCCAGCACCCGCTCGCGCTCCTCGTCACTGAGGGGCGAAAGGCGGGAGAGGGGCTCGTCGGCCGCGGCGAGCGCCGCCTGCAGAAGGCCGGTGTAGTGCTCCGCCATCCGCTCCACCGAGGCGGGCGTGAACAGGTCGGTGCGGTACACCAGGTTGCAGTGCACCCCGTCGCCGCGCTCCGTGGCGGAAAGGGTGAGGTCGAAGCGCCCCGCCCCGGTCCCCCCGTGCACCATGCTCAGCTCCAGCCCGCCCAGCCGCGGCCCCTCCGAGGGGGTGTTCTGGAGGACGAAGTACGCCTGGAACAGGGGGTTGTGGCTGAGGGTGCGCTCGGGACGCACCGCCTCCACCACCCGCTCGAAGGGGAGGTCCTGGTGCGTCTGCCCGTCCAGCACCGTCTGCCGCACGCGCCGCAGGAGCCCGCGGAAGGAGGGATCGCCGCCCAGGTCGGTGCGCAGCGCCACCGTGTTGACGAAGAAGCCGATCAGCCCCTCCACCTCGCGCCGCGAGCGCCCGGACACGGAGGTGCCCACCACCACGTCGTCCTGAAGCGCGTAGCGCGAGAGGAGCAGCTTGAACGCCGCCAGCAGCACCATGTAGGGCGTGGCGTTCTCGGCGCGGGCCAGCGCCCCCACCCCGTCCGCCAGCGCGGCGGGGAGGCGGAAGCGGTGGGTGCCCACCCGCAGCCCCTGCACGGCGGGGCGCGAGAAGTCCGTGGGAAGCTCCAGAAGCGAGGGCGCGCCGGCCAGCTGCCGGCTCCAGTACTCCACCTGCTCCGCCATCCCCGCCCCGGCCAGCCGCTCGTGCTGCCAGGCGGCGAAGTCCGCGTACTGGATGGGGAGCTCCTCCAGCGGCGACGGCTCGCCCCGCTCGAAGGCCCGGTAGAGGGCGTCCATCTCGCGGAAGAGCACCCCCAGGCTCCACCCGTCGCTGATCAGGTGGTGCATGGAGAGGAAGAGGACGTGCTCCCCCTCCGCCATGCGCAGCAGCTGCGCGCGGAACAGGGGGTCGCGCTCCAGATCTGGAGTGTGCGCGGCCTCGCGCCTCACCCGCAGCTGAAGCTCGGCCTCGCGCTCGGCGGGGGGAAGCCCGGAAAGGTCGGCGCGCGGAAGCGCGTACGCCCCGGCGGGCGCCACCCGCTGCACGGGTGCGTCGCCCTCCAGGTGGAAGGTGGCGCGGAGGATGTCGTGCCGGCGCACCACCTCGCCCAGCGCCCGCTCCAGCGCGTGGTCGTCCAGCGGCCCGGCGATGCGCAGCGCCCAGAAGAGGGTGTCCACGCCGCTGTCCGCGTCCATGCGCTGCGCCAGCCAGAGGCGCCCCTGCGCCGGCGACAGGGGGGCCGCGCCGCCCCCGGCGCGGCGCGGGATCCCTCGCGGCGCATCCGCCCCGGCCCCCTGCCCGCGCAGCAGCCGCTCCAGGAGGGCGCGCTTCGCATCGGAAAGGGGGGCGGCGGCTCCGCTCGCGGGGCTCACGACTGCACCTGCAGCAGGCGCTCGGCTTCCTCTTCGGGAAGCCCCTCCACCAGCGCGATCAGCCGCGCCTCCACCTCCCCCGCCAGCTCGGCCACCGTGGGGCCGGTGAACAGAGCGGCCATCCCCGGCTCCACGCCGAACTCCTCCCCCACCCGCGCCAGGATGCGCGC from Longimicrobium sp. includes the following:
- a CDS encoding condensation domain-containing protein produces the protein MSPASGAAAPLSDAKRALLERLLRGQGAGADAPRGIPRRAGGGAAPLSPAQGRLWLAQRMDADSGVDTLFWALRIAGPLDDHALERALGEVVRRHDILRATFHLEGDAPVQRVAPAGAYALPRADLSGLPPAEREAELQLRVRREAAHTPDLERDPLFRAQLLRMAEGEHVLFLSMHHLISDGWSLGVLFREMDALYRAFERGEPSPLEELPIQYADFAAWQHERLAGAGMAEQVEYWSRQLAGAPSLLELPTDFSRPAVQGLRVGTHRFRLPAALADGVGALARAENATPYMVLLAAFKLLLSRYALQDDVVVGTSVSGRSRREVEGLIGFFVNTVALRTDLGGDPSFRGLLRRVRQTVLDGQTHQDLPFERVVEAVRPERTLSHNPLFQAYFVLQNTPSEGPRLGGLELSMVHGGTGAGRFDLTLSATERGDGVHCNLVYRTDLFTPASVERMAEHYTGLLQAALAAADEPLSRLSPLSDEERERVLEWGTVRARMGAGRCLHHRFEEQAARTPAAVAVTCEGESLSYAGLDARAERIARHLRGLGVGPEVRVALFLERSVEMVAAVLGVLKAGGCYVPLDPV